The Faecalibaculum rodentium genome segment CTCCAATTGTTTTAAAAGCAAAGTGGGTCTCGCTCCTCACGCCATAAACCATACAAGCTCTGCCTGAACCGATATTCTTTCCGATTCTTTCCCATAACCGGTCTCTGACTCTGGCAGAAACGTCACCCACATAAACGCCTGGAGCAATTTCAAAAAGCCACTTGGTCAAATCTCCTCTCAACGATGGCGTACAGACCGAAACAGTTACAACGATCATCAGCCTTCACGCTTTCCTTCTTTTCTCGGGAAATACTGAACGCCGGCTTCCGTACATCCGCGATTTCCGTCCCAAAGACAAAGAGTCCCCTCATCGTTTCCGCTGTCGGCGTCCTCATCTGTATCTGTCAACAGCCATTGCAGATCCTTGACTATGCGCTCTATGAGATGTGACTCGTAAAATTCGTCTCTCACGCGTTTTCGGGTTTCCCAGGCTATATTCTTTGTTCCGGTTCCCGCCAGTTCAAAGGCCAGAGGAATTGTATACTCAGCTTTATACAGATCTGCAATATCGTAGATAAATGACTTATCCAGCCCTACATGAATAAATCCAAGTCCAGGAGCCAGCCCTAAAGCTGCTACCACTGAATGAACCAACCCATACAAACAAGTATTGGCAACTGACAGAGCCTTGTTGACATCATCTGAGTTGTCGAAATCATCAGGTTTATAATTTCGTCCATTCCAGGGCACATGCCATTCCTCAGACAGCTTCTTGTAAAGTGACCGGACACGACTTCCTTCTTTCCCTCTGAGTTGCTGAAGCGTCAATCCCTCTACATCTTCACCCGGAAATCTCATGGAATACATTTTACGGACTACCTGAATATGAAGCCTTTGATTGCTAACCAGTTTGGCCTGCTTCTGCAGTAATGCGGAATTTGCCGAAAGCGGCCGACCGCCTGCATAAAACTTCGTTGCCGCTTCTCCTACCCAGATCACCGTCACCCCGGAATCAGCAATCAGCTCCATGGCTCTGTGAGAAACACGAGTACCCGGCCCGAGCATGAGTACCAGGAACGAATGCGAAGGAATCAGCACATATCCATTCTGGTCCTCTGCTCTCAAGGCATTGGATTCTCGGGAAACTGTACAGTGTTCCAGATAAAGAAACGTCCAGCGGTCACTGATTTTCGGAAGTTCCTGAAGTTCAGGGCGCAATGCACCTTTCGGTCCAGGGTCAGGCATGAGGAGTCACCACAGTGAGAAGCCCCATCCCATAAGCCTTTCCACGTCCAATCCCGTCAACAAGAGCTTTCTTAAAAAGTTCAGGATCTGTAACAGTCAGTACGCCCTCATAGGTAACTTGCGTAAGGGAGACTTTGCGTCTCTCTGCCTGCTTTTTAAACGTTACCCACCTGGAACCGACCACACCAAACTGGTCTGGTTTCAGGGAAAACCCATTGGCTTCCGCTTTTCTTTCCAGCCATTTCAGCTGCACAGTCGTGGAAATCTCTCCTTTGACCTTGCCACGGCCCTGAGGATCCTTTCTGTCTGCCGGGGAACTGAAAGTCGGATTGGCTGTCAGCCTGAAATTCCAGACACTTCCCTGCGTAATACGTTCCAGCAGTGGATCGTAGTTCTTCTGCTGGGGAGATTCGCCGGGATAGCCGAACTGATTGGCCAGAAGCTGACTGTCCACAGTACTTGGGCTGAGAATCATCAAATACTTTTTTCCTCTTAACTCATCAATTCGCCAGAGGATTCTTTCGCCTTCAACGCTCCGGCTTTTTTCAATAGCGCCATGGAAACGATTTGGATTGGAAAGAGCCATGATCGTTGCCCGTTTCGTGGGATCCAGCTCAATTCTTGTCAATATCATGTAAATCCTCCAATTCTGCCATAGCATCGTGCTCAAAGTCCGGATAGTCTCTTTTTTTTGCGTTTTCACCTTCAAAACAGGGAGCAGGATATTCTGACACGATTCTGGACTCGTATTTTCTATGCCGAATGTCGTAAGAAACTGGTTCATCCATGATCCGTCGTGCAAGTTTTCCTGCCGGCCCTTCCAGGATAATCGTTCTGTCATGCCTGTCAGGAGAACCTGTACCTTGCCATGGACATTCTTCCAAAGCCTGTTTCAGACTGCAGTCGACGATTCCCAGATCCATCGGCAGGGAGGGGGGACAGGACCTTCTGCCAAGGAACAGAGGATATTCAGGAGACTTAACTGCCTGCTGGAGTTCTTCCAGAAACTGTCTGTTCTCCGAGGATATGCCGGCGACAAATACAGCATCACTAAGATAGTAACGGTTAGTAATATAAGATGTCTTCTCGTCTTTTCTGGCAGTATGAAAATCATTCATCAATACCCCTGGCTGATCAATTCGAATGCCGAATTTCAGTTTTGCGAGATCTGAGACATCTGCATCGCGTCTTCTTCCAAGGGCTGCAGCCAGCAGACCAAGAACACCGCTTTTGGTAGGATAGAATTCTGTTCGTCTGACCTCAAACCGGCTGTCTGTTCCCCAGCTCTGCAGCGGGCCGGCCAGCCGCAAAAGCAGAGTAAACATTATTCTTCTCCTGTCGGAAGCAGATCCTTCACAACAGTTTCAAGTTCATCCAGGACTTGATCAAACGGTTTGGAATCACCCAGCTTCTCCAGCCCTTCTCCGGATACAAACGCAGCAAACGGTTCTTTCACAAACTGCTTGTAGGCTTTTTCGGCATATTCTTCCAGACGGGTTTCCGATTCGTGTTCAAATCCATTGGATGTTGCCGGAACAGGTTTTTCAAAAGCCCCCACCATGGAAACAGGCTGGTCTTCACGAACAGCAACATAAACAGCACAGGGAAGGGTGTTGTTGGCATAGGAGTTCTGCTTTCCCGTAGGCATGCTTTTTACAAAGGCTTCCACAAATGCTTTGACTGCTTCAGGCGTCTCCAGACCCAGGCTGCGGTACAGTTCCATGACATTGACAGTCGCATACCGGTACAGAGTTCCTGAGTTGTATTCATTGACACCAATGTGACCTGCTCCCGCATTGTCTTCAGGTGACATGTCATCTACCGCCGTGAAATAGTCATATTCATTTTTCACATTATGTGTAGAAATGGCATGTGCCACCTGAGCGCTTGCATCATAATTCAGGCTGGGATCGCTGGCGACCATGCGGCCAAAGAGAGCCATATCGACAGAGGGGTTTGCTGCCAGAGCAGCCTTGTATTTTTTCTTATCACTCTCGCCATTTACCGAAAGATCCGCAAGTGCAGCTGCCTGGCGGCGGCTCATGAACATCAGGGCATCTGTCCCTTTGTCTGCTGACTTGATTTTCAGCCCTGCATTCACCAATGCCTTCTCTGCATCTTTCTCTGCCTGTTCAGGAGACATTGTGTCCTTAAGTTTCAAAATTTCTTCTTTCACCATCTCGACAATTTTTTTGGTTCGTACACCACGGCTTTCTGCAGGCAGCAGATTGCGGAACTCTTCGCGGACGGCTCTTTTCCAGGCCTGGCTGGAAACTCTGGACCTTGTCACTCCCCCATAAATACAGGTTTTAGGAGAGCCTGTGTCATCCCGGTTGACACAGCTTGGGGGTACAGTCTGAAGGCAGTGGACATCTACATAAATTCTTTTTTTATTCATAGTCAGTTATTCTCCTTTTCCTGATTGTCTTTGGTATCGGTCTTTTCCCTGCGGTAGAAATCCCGCGCCCATTCCAGACGCACTTGTTCTTTGCCTTCAGGAAATGAGTAGGTATATAAATCTGCTGCAAGCCTGGGAAAATCCAGGCGTATATCTTTGTCTCTGATCAGCTGGATAATGCCGCGGATTCCATGTCCCATATCTTCCACAGTTTCAGAGGACAGGATCGATTTGAGTCTCCGCTCCATTCGCTCTCTGTCTGTTTCATCAGCACCTGCATATCGTCCTGCAGCTCTGCCCAGAGTAATATCTTTCTGATTGGCACTGTGAATCGCCGGATCGGCTCCCTGTTGGGCCAGGGCGTATAAAGTCATGGCTGTATAAATGGCATTTTCAGCTGCCGATGGTTTCTTTCCCTTTCCAACCAGCCCACCAGGAATATCCTCCAGAAAAGAGCCCCACAGTTCTGGAAGTTCCCCGGGCTGCTTTCCCAGCCCGCGACGAAGATTCGCCAATTCTGCTTTGGCATCTCCTGGACTGCTGCCATGTTCAATCAATCCAATACGGTGAGCCACAAATCTGGCCACTTCACTTCTTTTTGTCATTCTGTTCCACCTTCTTTTTGAGTGATTTTCGGATACAGCTTATTAATCTGGGCTTCAAATCTCATCTCCGCCTCCGGTACGGATAAGACTCTCACCATCTTCCCACCTTTCATGACTTGCCTGGAAAACAAGGCATTCACCGGCGGAACCCCAACCACTGTACATTCCAGTCTGAGGAAGCAGTTTCTGAGTTTCCGCTGGAGTTCTTCCCGTTTTCCCTGTCTTGCTTCTTCATCTTCATACGTAGACGGATTCAAAGTGGCCAGCCAGGTTCTGAACGGCTCATCTGCATTTTCATAGGCAAGAGCTCTTCCTTTGACTGCAAACTTGGTTACCGATTCTCCGGAATCTCCGGATGCCTCTGCAACGGTCTGCGCCAGGATTCCGGTATCATAAGCAGCAGTATCGATTTTGCTGATTTCCTCTTCGATAATGGTTCTCCATTCTTTCCCGGCTTCTGTCAGCAGCTTGGGATACATCATCAGAGACTGTGTGCTTGTATCTGTGACAAAGAAGTCTTTGTCACCATACTGGACAAACGGCATGGTGAATTCAATGGGTTGGGAATCTGGAATCAGATTCTCTGCCTGCAAAGTTTTTATCCAAAGGACGATCCCCGGAAGATGTATTTCTTGACCTTCCTTTTCTCTTCCAAATCCGGCAATGGAAGCGAAATCCCGCCAAATCTGCCTGGCTGCATCATGTCTGCGGGGAACGAAATGCACAGGCTCATTTTTCTTTCCCTTGACAGGACGCCACGTCGTGAATGGCTCATTGAATGCGTCCGTCTTCTCAAAGAAGCCTCCTCCGAGCAAGTTGAATCCCGTAATCCGTCCATTCTGCTCCTTCAAAAGAAGAAGTCTGGAGGGAAATGTCAGAAGCCCTGCCTGATTGTCAGGCATCCGAATCTCCTGACGCTGTCTTACTTTTTCCTGCTCTTCCCAGTAGGGCTTGTCTTTTCCCCAGATGGAATCATCGCTTTTCAGGAGAACGGTATTCAGCATGATTGTTTCGAACAGATTGCTGCCATAGGCATAAATCTGTCCCAGTTTCCCCAGCCAGCCTGCACCAATGGAAGGGAATTTTTCTCCATTTGGCTGTGTTCCTTTTGCTTTGGCGCTGGTGTCATCATAAGCGTTTACATTCAGCAACCATCTTGCTGCCTCAGCCATCGTCAGACTTTCTTTCGATTCACCAGACCGCAGCTGAAACAGCCTAAGTTTGTGATTGGATTCGGATAAGTCGCCAGTAAGTTTCGAGGCTTTGTAATCAGTCCCAATTTCTGCAGTTTTGCTCTGGAGAAACCCTCCTTCCGGATCAATGAGCCAGAATTTATCTTTCCACCTGGAAAGATAGTCTTTGATTGCCTGTTCCGGGAGTCTGCCATCTTTCCAGATTTCTTCCCATCTGTCCAGAGCTTCCTCTTCATCTTCCACAGGGGAATCCATTCTGGTAATAACGGTATGATTGATGGCAATCAGCAGGCGGAGGACCGCTGCATTTTGCGCAGCTGTCTCGCCTGCGAGGTCGCGATAGTCCTGAGCATTGGTCAGAACTTTTTCCAGCGATACCTCTTCAGTATGATCTTCCTGGTCTTTAACCAGAATCCAGGGAGAATCCACGAGATTGAAACATTTCTCTGTCAATTTTTGACCTCCTTTCGTGTTTCTGGTGTAACGAAATTAAGGGTCTTCTTTTTCTGTGTGTTATGGATAATTTATAAAGCCCTTTCATCGTTGCAACCTCATCATATACCTCTCTTTAAACCATGACAACAGAAAATACAATTAAAAAAAAGGAAGTTGCGAACTTCCTAAACCCTGCAAGTGCAGGGATAAGTGGCAACTTCCGTTATTTTACGGATCACCCCGGCTAGTGCTGGGATATAAGGGCTGCCTGCAGCCATTATATCCCAGCACTGATCGGCAATTCAGTGATTACCGAATCTTCCGGCTTTCCAGTCCAAACTCAGTTGAATAATGAAGATTGAATCCAGCCAGTTCAGCGTCGCCTTTCTCATTTATAACCAGAATCAGTCTGTCTTTCATAATCGGGTTGTCCATCCATAGAGGAAATCTGTTCTTTGTTGTCTGTTCCAGTTCTGTTTCGGCAGCTTCGTAAGGAATTGATATCGGCAGTGAAATTACTTCCTTCAGCAGTGTCTGCACCTCCCGGAAGCTCAGCTTTTGATCTGATTTCAAAAGCATGTGTTCATCGTCTACAGGCCGGAATGCACCTGCCTTCTCTCCCTTTAGCAAAATACAACTGATGCTGGGTTTAATGTCCCTCACCGTTGCCAGTCCCCGTTCTTCCGATGTTTTTGCGTTTGAAATTTTCAGGCCATTGATTCCATGGTCCATACGCAGTTTCTTATATGGAGGAGCAAGAATGGCTATTTCTGCCTTATCTTCTTTTCCCTTCTCTTCATTCAGATAATTATGATATTTATCCTGTTCTTCCTGTAGCTGGTCAGACTCGTCTGCATCCTTATAGACAGCATTCACCAGTCTCGGAATATCCTCAGGAATATCAATACTCTGCGGCAGATGTTTTTCGGTCTGATACTGCAACCAGTCGCTATATACCGCAGAAACAGATCTGTCTGTTTTTTTATCTCCTGGGATAAGCACATGACAGACCGGCTCTTCCAGATTTTTAGGGCGAACCCTGTCTTTGTGTCGATGCAAACGTCCAATTCGCTGCAGCAGCAGGTCCATTGGAGAGAGTTCTGTGATCATCAGATCAAAGTCCACATCCAGAGACTGTTCAATGACCTGTGTTCCCACAATCACCAGCCTGTCCCTGATTTTTTGTCTGGATTCGGCTGTCCCCTTTCCTGCGAGAGACAGAACCTCCTTTTCTACTTTGGCTCTGCCTAGCGAAGTAAATCTGGAATGAAACGGGATGATCTGCCACCCAGGAAGTGCCTTCTGAAGGTAATGAGCCAGCTCCTGTGCTTTTTTAACAGTATTGACGATGATACCTGCAACTCCTCCATCACCAAGTTGCTCCTCAAGAATGCTGTATACTTTCTGCTCTCCATCTTCTGTTGATAAGATTTTTTCTTTTATAATCGTGACCTTTTGCCCCTTTCCCTCCAGAATAAGGGACCTGCAGTCTATTTCTTTCCCATCTGTCCATGTAAAGAGTGGATAACCGGCAACTGTCGTCCATCCCGGATTCCCTTCCTCCTGATATTTCTTGCCGAAACGCCCTCTTTGGTAAGCCAGTATAAGATTTATCCGACGGGATTGAGGCAAAGTAGCTGACAGTAAAATGACCGGGGCATGGTAGCTGCCCAGCCACTCCAGCATTCTTTCGAGATACATATTCATGTAGGCATCATAGGCATGAACTTCATCTATAATTACAGTCTTGCCGGCGATTCCGGCATGCCGTAACATCACATGTCGCTGGTTCAGGGCTGTCATTAATCCCTGATCCACTGTTCCGACCACAAAGTCCGACATCATCCCTACTTTGCGGCCCTGCATCCAGTCGTGAACAATCAGCGAAGATTCATCATTTTTTTCATCTTCATTCAGTCTGGCTGTTCCATGGGGGATCTTTCTATACTTTTCATTGAATGCTGCCATTCCATGAGCCAGCTTCAAACTTTGCTTTCCACCTTGGGATACCTCTGCAGCCCATTCCTCAAATCGGGGAAACAGTCCATTGGAAGTAGCCTGAGTTGGAAGTCCAAAATAAATCCCTCCACTTCCTCTTTTGTCAGCATACACATCTGCAGCAGCAAGAGACGCTTCGGTCTTTCCGACACCCATCTGGGCTTCGATCACAAGTATCCCGGGATCAGAGCAGCTGGTAACAATCTGAATCAGTTCTGCCTGTACAGGATTCGGAGAGAATCCAAACATCCCCTTAAAGACCTCGCAAGACATTTCTGCTCCATGCTTATGCCATGCATTGGTAAGAGCCAGATCATTCCATGCCTTCTCAATTCTGTCTGGATAGATATCTTCTCCTGGGTTTTCACTGACGGGGATCAGCGGAAAATAGTCTGTATTGGAACTGATCCAGTCTGCTTCCACCAGGATTCCGGACAGCAGCAGCCAGGCGTTCAGGCTCAAATCTGGTATCTCACTGCGACTGATCCCGCATACCCTGCAGACTGTTTCCACAATTTCCTTCCAGGCATCCTGCCAGAATTCCTTCTCCTGGAGGGATCCATACATAGCCACCGGGTATTGGCTGATTGTTTCTTTCGCCTTTTGAATGGGCTCTCCTGTAAGGGCATCCTGCGATCTTCCATGATGTCCGCCCAGGACAGATGCAAATGCTTCTGAAAATCCCAGACTGACAAGAATCAGCAAGCTGGATCGTGAATGATGAAGATAATCGGAGACACCAAATCTCTTGTATGGTAAGGTGTGCCCCTGAAAACCAGCATATCCTTTAAGCTTTTCCAGAAGCATGGACTGAAACACACAGGTTTCCTTTCCCAGATCATGCAGCATCCCGCATAAGGCGAAGAGTCTGTACAGTCTGCCACTGTCCACACCCTGCTGTATAAAAAACTCCTTTTCCTGGTCAGAAACCCGGTGTTCATAGAGTTTGATCATAATCCCGGCTGTATCTGTCATATGCATCCACAATGGAAGATACTTGTTGCTTTCCTGATCAGCCTTTGCTATCGCTCCCTTGCATGCAGCCTTCAATTGATTCAATAATTCCCATTCCATTCTGCTCACCTCGTTTACTCAGACTGTAACACCAAAAAGCGCACGTTTTATGTCAGTTACAAAACAAACATCTTTTATCACTCATGTGAAGCCCAGGAATATGAACGCTCAGTATATAGGGCGAATATAGAAAATATCTATATCTGAACGTAAAATCGGCACAGAGTCCCCAATCCTTTCCTGGATGCAGTAGGTCTGCGCCGTTTTTCAGTTTCTTCAATTGCTCACGTTTAACGGAATATATCCATATTTCCGCATATCTGCATTATTACGGTTCTTAGCCTGGCTCAGCAGTAGTAGTCTCTCTTTCACCGTCAGTTCCGAATATCTCAATTTGATGAAGGCCAGCAGAATTACCTGGTTGTACCACATTTTGATGGACTCAATTATGGCCTGCTTTCGAATTACCGACATATAGGGTGAGGCCTGAATGATCTGGAAAATCGCCGCCCGATCAATCCTGGGAACAATTTCCAGAATGGTTCGCTGCAAATCCGGAGTTGGTGCTTCAAAAAACCTGAAGGCTGTCCGCTTCCCGGTTTTCTCACCGTACAATGTTGTGTATATCTATGAATATTCCTGTAACCCCCGGCTGACCAATCAGGCCGGCCAGCTCCTCATCACTTTCCAGCGCCAGCAAAGAGAAGCCACAATCATACACAGGTACCGGAAACCGGACACCACGATCATCAAGGTCCTTACCCCAGTTCTCAAGATGACGGTCATAATTACCAATCAGATAATCTATAACAAACATATTCCAGTAGTGTTCAACAGCCTGATGAGTCAGAAATCCATCTCCCAAATCACGCATCATTTCATACAGAATGGAAACAGTCACTTTTGCGGTCTGCCGACTTGAAAAGGGATCTGCAGAATGCAGGCACTTCATGGGGTACAGTTCCACCCCATCATTGGCGAAATCGTAACAGGCTGCCAGAGCAACTTCTCTATCTCCATATTGATACGGTGCCAGGAAGGTTCTCTGTACTGCAATTTCGATACTTTGATGAATATGACAGCCAGCCTATTCAGAAAACCGATTATTCATGTATGGCTGCTGATTCTTCAAATCTCTGACAGAATCCGGAAGCTCTACCATATACGCAGTCGTTCCAACTGTATATTTACGTTTTCTTTCTGAACCGGCACAATTTCCCCCAGTCCAGCCGACCTGCCGATAAATCAAGAATCTCGGCTTTGTCTTCATCCATGTCCTTCACCCTTTCCTTTCTACTGCTGCGCCAGCCCAGTCCTTTCCTAAAATGCAGCTCTGTTTCAGATAATTAACCATCTTCAGTTTCATTCACCAGGTCTTGGAAAAACCACCTGTCAGAAAGCAGTCGTATTCTTTTTATCATTCTCTGATGCCCCCATCGGCATCCCCGCCAGCATTCTCGAACTGGATCCGACAGTATCGGGCATAGATGCCATTTTTCTTCATAAGCTCTTTATGAGTGCCCCGCTCGGCGATGCCGCCATCATCAATCACCAGGATCTCATCGGCGTTCTGGATCGTCGACAGGCGATGGGCAATGGTCAGGCAGGTCCGGCCTTTGGCGAGGTCCCGCAGGGAGCGCTGGATCACGGCTTCGCTTTCGTTGTCGAGAGCCGAAGTCGCCTCGTCGAGGATCAGGATCTTCGGGTCTTTGAGGAAAAGACGGGCAATGGAAATCCGCTGCTTCTGTCCGCCGGAGAGCCGTGTGCCTTTTTCGCCCACCTGTGTTTCGAGACCATCAGCGAGGGAGTCGATCAGGTCCTGGAGGTTGGCCTTGCGGACGGCATCCATGATTTCCTCCTCTGTCGCATCCCATTTTCCGTACCGGATGTTGTCCGCAATGGTGCCATCGAAGAGATATACATCCTGCTGGACGACACCGATTGCATCCCGCAGGGAATGCAGCTGCAGATCCTTCACATTCTGGCCATCCACCAGCACTTCCCCCGCGGTCGCGTCATAGAAACGGGGGATCAGGCTGCAGATCGTGGTCTTCCCCGAACCGCTGGGTCCAGCCAGGGCCACGTTGCGGCCGGCAGGGATATCAAAGGAAATGTTCTCGAGAACCGGCACGCCGTCTTCGTAGGCAAAGGACACGTCGTGGAATGAGACATCGCCTTTGACATCCCGGAGCTCTCCGGCATCCGGTGCGTCCTGGATATCCGGGACCTCCTTCATGATTTCCTCAAAGCGGCGGAATCCCGAGAAACCCTTCTGGAACATTTCGGTAAGCTCGATCAGGATCTCCAGGGGTGAGACAAAGACATTGACGTAGAGGACAAAGGTTGCGAGTTCGCCGATGGAAATCTCGCCGCGGGCTGCAAGCAGACCGCCTGCCAGGACGATCGTCACGTACAGGAGGCCCTGGAAGAAGTGGTTCCCGGTGTAGTAGGCACCCATGGCGCGGTAATTGGCTTCCTTGGATTTCAGGTAGTTCTCGTTGGCTTTCCCGAACTTCTGCAGCTCCAGGGGTTCATTTGCAAAGCTCTGCACGACGCGGATCCCTTCCAGGGAGTCCACCACCGAGGCATTGATACCCGCGACTTTTTTCCGGTTGTCCGCGAATGTGGCTTCCATGCGTTTGTTCTGGACGGCAGAGAACCATAGCATGACCAGGGTCACGGCCCCCAGGCACAGACCCAGCTGCCAGTTGATGCACAGCATGACGGCGAAGGAGCCGAGGATCTTGATCAGGGAAATGAACAGATTCTCCGGCCCATGGTGTGCCAGTTCGGAGATGTCGAAGAGGTCCGAGACAATGCGGCTCGTAAGCGTTCCTGTGTTGGTGCGGTCGTAGAATCCGAAGGACAGCCTCTGGAGCTGTTCAAAGAGATCCCGCCGCATGTCGGTTTCCATCTTCGCACCCATGATGTGGCCCTGGCAGGTTACGTAGTAGCGACAGGCGGCTTTTACGATGTACATGACGAGCATGGCGGGAATCAGCCAGGTCAGTCCATGGTAAATCGCATCGGGTCCTTCAAGAAAGAGCGTGCCGGTGCACCAGCCGAAGATCAGGGGAAAGGCGATGTCGACGGCGGAGATCACCGCAGCGCAGAAGAGGTCCAGGAAAAACATTCCTTTGTAGGGTTTGTAGAAAGAGACAAAATACTTGAATGTCTGCATAAGTCACCTCGCATACTGATTATAGCCGCCGGAGAGAATCTGTCACGGGGTGTGGCGGGTGATAAGCGGATGCAGCTGGGCTGCAGGATGCAGAGGGTGAAAGAAAAAGGAGGGACCGGTGTGGATGGAAGGACAGAGTGCCGGTGATTCATGAAATCTGTCTTTCCTTACATCGTAAATGTCGGTGGACTCATTATTATAGCGGCATCACAGCATCCAGATTTACAGTTATGGCTGATCGAACCTGAAATATCTCCTTGAGGCTAAACCAGAGTGGCAAGAAATTCTTTATTCATGCTATACCATTTTGCATGTCCCTCTCTTCGTACATTCAGTTTATCCCGATGCTTTTGTAAAGTCTTGTCAACCCATGACTGACTCATCTGTGTAATTTGTATCATCTGCTTTTTGGAAATCCCATATAGAGAGAAAAGGGAAGCTGCAAGCAGTGTTTCAAGAAACGTTTTTTCTGCAGGTTTCAAAGAGGCAGCATTCAATTTACTCAAATACTGTTCGTATTTCTCTAATTGTGACTCCAGCTTCACAATTTCATGTTTTAGTGCAGACTCTAATATTTCCAGAAACATCAGAATAAAAGGTGTAAGATCACCCTTATTCAGCGGATTCTCCGATGCTTCAAAGGCTTTATAGTATTGCCTTCGATTTTTTCTGAAGCTTAGAGACAACTGTAACGACGAAAGAATGCTTAGTTCTTCTGAAATGAGCATACTGGTTAAAAAACGATTCAGCCGGCCGTTTCCATCATAAAAGGGATGTATATAACCGAACATAAAGTGAAAAACTGCCGCTCTTACCAAAAATGGATAGTTTTCATTTCGGACAAGTTCCAACGCTTGTTCCATCATTGAAATGATCATACTCTCTGGCATAATTCCATTGTGAATTGTTCTGGTCCCATCAACCACTCCTACAGTATCTGCTCTGAACACACGTCCGTCTGGCCTATTCTCCGGATGTTCGCTGACCACATCCTGCAGCAGCATCTCATTATAAAGCTGTCTTACATCCAATGGATTGTCAGGGAACTTGACTTCTCCAGACAACAATCTGAAATACTGCTCCATCTGGCCAGCAAACCTTGTTCCTGGTTTAGCATTCAATGCATTCTCCAAGTCTCTTCGACTACTGTGCACCCCTTCTATTTCGTTGCTCTGTTCAATCTCCTGAAAAACTGAATCCATCAAGATTAATGGTTTACAGGGAATTGTTGCTTCCAGGCGTTCCAGCCTGATTTGCATTTTTCTAATAGAATCGCCCCTGATTATCATTTCCGGAGTAAGGACCGCAAACGCTGGTAATCCCTTGATATCAAAAGAAAACTTCAGTGTATTTTCTCCATTGAAACGTTCTGTATATTTCTGCTTGAATATACTCTCATTTTCATGAAACAGACTTTTCAGCGTTCTGTATTTGGCCATATCTTCTCCTCTGCATTCCATACTACCAAGATTGTAAAAAAGCGGATAAAATACAGTGTTTAATCACTAAAGATGTAATTTTAGGCGTTTTTTACAACCTTATTTCCTCTAGTATATAAAAACCTTCCATTTTTGATAACTTTTATTGCAGCTTTGCGGACTGTTCCCCGGGCGTATCTCGCAGCGATTCTCCATCTTTTCCGGATAATAAACATGAAAGAAGGTAGGTCACATGATCAATATTGTGTTATGGGCAGATCTGCAGTGTCCATTCTGTTACGTCGGCGAAACCAACCTGCAGCATGCCATTGAAGAACTGGGTCTCCAGGATCAGGTGCGTCTGGACATCAAGTCCAGGGAGATCCATCGGCCGGAGGATGGAGACGGCGATATGGAGATGTTCGAAATCTTCCAGCAGAAAGACGGCTTCACTCCCGATGGCGCCAGGGCGCAGATTGAGAAAATCAACACCATGGGCCGG includes the following:
- a CDS encoding CRISPR-associated helicase/endonuclease Cas3, translated to MEWELLNQLKAACKGAIAKADQESNKYLPLWMHMTDTAGIMIKLYEHRVSDQEKEFFIQQGVDSGRLYRLFALCGMLHDLGKETCVFQSMLLEKLKGYAGFQGHTLPYKRFGVSDYLHHSRSSLLILVSLGFSEAFASVLGGHHGRSQDALTGEPIQKAKETISQYPVAMYGSLQEKEFWQDAWKEIVETVCRVCGISRSEIPDLSLNAWLLLSGILVEADWISSNTDYFPLIPVSENPGEDIYPDRIEKAWNDLALTNAWHKHGAEMSCEVFKGMFGFSPNPVQAELIQIVTSCSDPGILVIEAQMGVGKTEASLAAADVYADKRGSGGIYFGLPTQATSNGLFPRFEEWAAEVSQGGKQSLKLAHGMAAFNEKYRKIPHGTARLNEDEKNDESSLIVHDWMQGRKVGMMSDFVVGTVDQGLMTALNQRHVMLRHAGIAGKTVIIDEVHAYDAYMNMYLERMLEWLGSYHAPVILLSATLPQSRRINLILAYQRGRFGKKYQEEGNPGWTTVAGYPLFTWTDGKEIDCRSLILEGKGQKVTIIKEKILSTEDGEQKVYSILEEQLGDGGVAGIIVNTVKKAQELAHYLQKALPGWQIIPFHSRFTSLGRAKVEKEVLSLAGKGTAESRQKIRDRLVIVGTQVIEQSLDVDFDLMITELSPMDLLLQRIGRLHRHKDRVRPKNLEEPVCHVLIPGDKKTDRSVSAVYSDWLQYQTEKHLPQSIDIPEDIPRLVNAVYKDADESDQLQEEQDKYHNYLNEEKGKEDKAEIAILAPPYKKLRMDHGINGLKISNAKTSEERGLATVRDIKPSISCILLKGEKAGAFRPVDDEHMLLKSDQKLSFREVQTLLKEVISLPISIPYEAAETELEQTTKNRFPLWMDNPIMKDRLILVINEKGDAELAGFNLHYSTEFGLESRKIR
- a CDS encoding ABC transporter ATP-binding protein translates to MQTFKYFVSFYKPYKGMFFLDLFCAAVISAVDIAFPLIFGWCTGTLFLEGPDAIYHGLTWLIPAMLVMYIVKAACRYYVTCQGHIMGAKMETDMRRDLFEQLQRLSFGFYDRTNTGTLTSRIVSDLFDISELAHHGPENLFISLIKILGSFAVMLCINWQLGLCLGAVTLVMLWFSAVQNKRMEATFADNRKKVAGINASVVDSLEGIRVVQSFANEPLELQKFGKANENYLKSKEANYRAMGAYYTGNHFFQGLLYVTIVLAGGLLAARGEISIGELATFVLYVNVFVSPLEILIELTEMFQKGFSGFRRFEEIMKEVPDIQDAPDAGELRDVKGDVSFHDVSFAYEDGVPVLENISFDIPAGRNVALAGPSGSGKTTICSLIPRFYDATAGEVLVDGQNVKDLQLHSLRDAIGVVQQDVYLFDGTIADNIRYGKWDATEEEIMDAVRKANLQDLIDSLADGLETQVGEKGTRLSGGQKQRISIARLFLKDPKILILDEATSALDNESEAVIQRSLRDLAKGRTCLTIAHRLSTIQNADEILVIDDGGIAERGTHKELMKKNGIYARYCRIQFENAGGDADGGIRE
- the casA gene encoding type I-E CRISPR-associated protein Cse1/CasA; this encodes MTEKCFNLVDSPWILVKDQEDHTEEVSLEKVLTNAQDYRDLAGETAAQNAAVLRLLIAINHTVITRMDSPVEDEEEALDRWEEIWKDGRLPEQAIKDYLSRWKDKFWLIDPEGGFLQSKTAEIGTDYKASKLTGDLSESNHKLRLFQLRSGESKESLTMAEAARWLLNVNAYDDTSAKAKGTQPNGEKFPSIGAGWLGKLGQIYAYGSNLFETIMLNTVLLKSDDSIWGKDKPYWEEQEKVRQRQEIRMPDNQAGLLTFPSRLLLLKEQNGRITGFNLLGGGFFEKTDAFNEPFTTWRPVKGKKNEPVHFVPRRHDAARQIWRDFASIAGFGREKEGQEIHLPGIVLWIKTLQAENLIPDSQPIEFTMPFVQYGDKDFFVTDTSTQSLMMYPKLLTEAGKEWRTIIEEEISKIDTAAYDTGILAQTVAEASGDSGESVTKFAVKGRALAYENADEPFRTWLATLNPSTYEDEEARQGKREELQRKLRNCFLRLECTVVGVPPVNALFSRQVMKGGKMVRVLSVPEAEMRFEAQINKLYPKITQKEGGTE